A portion of the Hoplias malabaricus isolate fHopMal1 chromosome 1, fHopMal1.hap1, whole genome shotgun sequence genome contains these proteins:
- the LOC136694346 gene encoding sorting nexin-14-like isoform X2 — translation MSTLRDFLRTLKLKVDLMREVGRQYPVFCFLLVLLLLATVLLNRYLHVIIIFWSFIAGVVTFYCSLGPETLLPNILITVKPKKKPELQELFPLAHSCAVCGKVKCKRHRPTLLLENYQPWLDLKVHSKVDTSLSEILELVLENFVHPWYRDITDDEAFVDELRVTLRFVAAVLVRRAQRVDIPSLITLKLLKVAMKHIEIIAKARQKVKNSEYLQQAALEEYGPDLHVALRSRRDELLYLRKLTEMLFPYILPPKATDCRSLTLLIREVLAGSVFLPSMDYLADPDTVNHLLLIFIDNSPPEAATEPASTLVPFLQKYSDVRNKKLSGLKLELKEIREQQDLLFRFMNFLKQEGAVHVLQFCLTVEEFNDKILCPELSDPEKLLLHEEVKKIYQTYCLDESIDKIRFDPFIVEEIKNIAEGPYSCVVKLQTMRCLFEAYEHVLSLLENVFTPMFCHSDEYFRQLLRGAESPTRNSRLSRNSVSLDDIRNTSKRGESFGISRIGSKIKGVFKSTTMEGAMLPSYGLAEGEDDMVEEAIMVMEDDLPMETISTPSTPRNLSAWSITIPYVDLFDDEVKKERIPVYCIDVERNDRRAVGHETEHWSVYRRYLEFYVLESKLTEFHGSFPDAQLPSKRIIGPKNYEFLTSKREEFEEYLQKLLQHPELSNSQLLADFLSPHSMESQFHDKMLPDVNLGKIIKSVPSKLIKEKGQHLEPFIQAFFNSCESPKPKPSRPELTILSPTSENNKKLFNELYKNNANRSETTEKKHNQNYFMEMIKVEGVYDYLMFVGRVVFHIPDWLHHLLMGGRILFKNTLEAYTDYYLQKKLDQVFQEHRVVSLITLLRDAVFCENSEPRSLEDKQKRAKKTFEEMSNYIPDFLGKCIGEDAKFEGIRLLFDGLQQPVLNKQLTYILLDIAIQELFPELNKVQRETSVIAPWM, via the exons ATGTCCACTCTGAGGGATTTTTTAAGAACTTTGAAGCTGAAAGTGGACCTTATGAGAGAAGTCGGCCGGCAGTATCCCGTCTTctgttttctgcttgttcttCTGCTTCTAGCTACTGTGCTGTTGAACAG GTATCTTCATGTAATCATAATATTCTGGTCATTCATAGCTGGAGTGGTTACCTTCTATTGCTCATTAGGCCCAGAGACACTGCTCCCTAACATCCTTATAACAGTGAAACCAAAGAAAAAG CCAGAACTGCAAGAGTTGTTTCCTTTAGCTCACAGTTGTGCTGTCTGTGGGAAAGTTAAATGCAAAAGACACAG GCCAACTTTGCTTCTTGAGAACTATCAGCCATGGCTGGATTTAAAAGTGCATTCTAAAGTTGATACATCGCTTTCAGAG ATACTTGAGTTAGTCCTTGAAAACTTTGTGCACCCTTGGTACAG GGACATTACAGATGATGAGGCATTTGTGGATGAACTTAGAGTGACTTTGCGGTTTGTAGCTGCGGTGTTGGTCCGCCGAGCTCAGAGA gTAGATATTCCATCTCTTATAACGCTGAAACTACTAAAGGTTGCTATGAAACACATAGAAATTATTGCCAAAGCAAGACAAAAAG TGAAGAACTCTGAGTATCTGCAGCAGGCTGCATTGGAGGAGTATGGTCCTGACCTACATGTAGCTTTGCGCAGCAGAAGGGATGAATTGCTCTATCTTCGCAAATTAACTGAGATGCTCTTCCCATACATTTTACCCCCAAAAGCCACTGACTGCAG ATCTCTTACTCTTCTGATAAGAGAGGTTCTTGCTGGCTCTGTTTTCCTTCCCTCCATGGATTACTTGGCTGATCCT GACACCGTAAACCACTTACTGCTCATTTTCATTGACAACTCTCCA CCAGAAGCTGCTACTGAACCTGCCTCTACACTTGTCCCATTCTTGCAGAAGTATTCAGATGTGCGCAATAAAAAGCTTTCA GGGCTAAAGTTAGAACTTAAAGAGATTAGGGAACAGCAGGACCTGCTATTCCGCTTTATGAACTTCCTCAAACAAGAGGGAGCTGTTCATGTGCTCCAGTTTTGCCTGACAGTGG AAGAATTCAACGATAAGATCCTGTGTCCAGAACTGTCTGATCCTGAAAAGTTATTGCTACATGAGGAGGTGAAAAAGATATATCAAACATACTGCCTTGATGAGAGCATTGACAAAATTCGCTTTGACCCTTTCATTGTAGAGGAAATTAAAAACA TTGCGGAGGGCCCATATTCTTGCGTTGTGAAGCTGCAGACTATGCGTTGTCTCTTTGAGGCCTATGAGCATGTCCTGTCCCTGCTCGAGAATGTCTTTACTCCCATGTTCTGCCACAGTGATGAG TATTTTAGGCAGCTGCTGCGAGGGGCTGAATCCCCAACAAGAAACTCCAGGCTTAGCAG AAATAGCGTGAGTTTGGATGACATCCG gaaTACATCCAAACGAGGAGAATCTTTTGGGATTAGTCGCATTGGCAGCAAGATTAAAGGGGTTTTCAAGAGTACCACTATGGAAGGGGCCATGCTGCCCTCTTATGGACTTGCAGAGGGAGAGGACGATATG GTAGAGGAGGCCATTATGGTCATGGAGGATGACTTACCCATGGAGACCATCAGCACACCAAGCACACCGCGAAACCTGTCAGCCTGGAGCATTACTATTCCCTATGTGGACTTATTTGATGATGAGGTTAAGAAGGAGAGGATTCCCGTCTATTGTATAGATGTGGAGAGGAATGACAGGAGAGCAG TGGGACATGAAACAGAACATTGGTCTGTGTACCGAAGATATCTTGAATTTTACGTTCTTGAATCTAAACTTACAGAGTTTCATG GATCATTCCCTGATGCACAACTTCCTTCCAAGCGGATAATCGGACCGAAAAACTATGAGTTTTTAACATCCAAGCGTGAAGAGTTTGAGGAATATCTACAG AAACTCCTACAGCATCCTGAGCTGAGCAACAGCCAACTGCTTGCAGattttctctctcctcacagCATGGAGTCTCAGTTCCATGACAAGATGTTGCCTGATGTCAATCTTG GGAAAATAATCAAATCTGTGCCTAGTAAACTGATCAAGGAG AAAGGGCAGCATCTTGAGCCGTTCATTCAGGCATTTTTTAACTCATGTGAATCACCAAAGCCCAAGCCCAGCCGGCCAGAGCTCACTATTCTTAGCCCCACGTCTGAGAACAACAAAAAG CTTTTCAATGAATTGTACAAAAACAATGCAAACCGTTCAGAAACCACAGAGAAGAAGCACAACCAGAATTACTTCATGGAGATGATCAAAGTGGAAGGAGTATACGATTACTTAATGTTTGTAG GCCGAGTGGTGTTTCACATACCTGATTGGTTACATCATTTATTGATGGGTGGGCGGATTCTCTTCAAGAATACACTGGAGGCGTATACGGACTACTACCTGCAGAAGAAACTAGATCAGGTTTTTCAGGAGCATCGGGTGGTTTCGCTCATCACACTGCTCAGAG ATGCTGTGTTCTGTGAGAACAGTGAGCCACGCTCTTTAGAAGACAAGCAAAAAAGAGCCAAGAAAACGTTTGAGGAAATGAGCAACTACATACCAG ATTTCCTTGGAAAATGTATCGGAGAGGATGCTAAGTTTGAGGGAATACGACTTCTCTTTGATGGACTTCAGCAGCCTGTTCTCAACAAACAG TTGACATACATCTTGCTTGATATAGCAATTCAAGAACTATTCCCTGAATTAAATAAA GTACAGAGAGAAACGTCTGTTATAGCCCCATGGATGTAG
- the LOC136694346 gene encoding sorting nexin-14-like isoform X3 gives MSTLRDFLRTLKLKVDLMREVGRQYPVFCFLLVLLLLATVLLNRYLHVIIIFWSFIAGVVTFYCSLGPETLLPNILITVKPKKKPELQELFPLAHSCAVCGKVKCKRHRPTLLLENYQPWLDLKVHSKVDTSLSEILELVLENFVHPWYRDITDDEAFVDELRVTLRFVAAVLVRRAQRVDIPSLITLKLLKVAMKHIEIIAKARQKVKNSEYLQQAALEEYGPDLHVALRSRRDELLYLRKLTEMLFPYILPPKATDCRSLTLLIREVLAGSVFLPSMDYLADPDTVNHLLLIFIDNSPPEAATEPASTLVPFLQKYSDVRNKKLSGLKLELKEIREQQDLLFRFMNFLKQEGAVHVLQFCLTVEEFNDKILCPELSDPEKLLLHEEVKKIYQTYCLDESIDKIRFDPFIVEEIKNIAEGPYSCVVKLQTMRCLFEAYEHVLSLLENVFTPMFCHSDEYFRQLLRGAESPTRNSRLSRNTSKRGESFGISRIGSKIKGVFKSTTMEGAMLPSYGLAEGEDDMVEEAIMVMEDDLPMETISTPSTPRNLSAWSITIPYVDLFDDEVKKERIPVYCIDVERNDRRAVGHETEHWSVYRRYLEFYVLESKLTEFHGSFPDAQLPSKRIIGPKNYEFLTSKREEFEEYLQKLLQHPELSNSQLLADFLSPHSMESQFHDKMLPDVNLGKIIKSVPSKLIKEKGQHLEPFIQAFFNSCESPKPKPSRPELTILSPTSENNKKLFNELYKNNANRSETTEKKHNQNYFMEMIKVEGVYDYLMFVGRVVFHIPDWLHHLLMGGRILFKNTLEAYTDYYLQKKLDQVFQEHRVVSLITLLRDAVFCENSEPRSLEDKQKRAKKTFEEMSNYIPDFLGKCIGEDAKFEGIRLLFDGLQQPVLNKQLTYILLDIAIQELFPELNKVQRETSVIAPWM, from the exons ATGTCCACTCTGAGGGATTTTTTAAGAACTTTGAAGCTGAAAGTGGACCTTATGAGAGAAGTCGGCCGGCAGTATCCCGTCTTctgttttctgcttgttcttCTGCTTCTAGCTACTGTGCTGTTGAACAG GTATCTTCATGTAATCATAATATTCTGGTCATTCATAGCTGGAGTGGTTACCTTCTATTGCTCATTAGGCCCAGAGACACTGCTCCCTAACATCCTTATAACAGTGAAACCAAAGAAAAAG CCAGAACTGCAAGAGTTGTTTCCTTTAGCTCACAGTTGTGCTGTCTGTGGGAAAGTTAAATGCAAAAGACACAG GCCAACTTTGCTTCTTGAGAACTATCAGCCATGGCTGGATTTAAAAGTGCATTCTAAAGTTGATACATCGCTTTCAGAG ATACTTGAGTTAGTCCTTGAAAACTTTGTGCACCCTTGGTACAG GGACATTACAGATGATGAGGCATTTGTGGATGAACTTAGAGTGACTTTGCGGTTTGTAGCTGCGGTGTTGGTCCGCCGAGCTCAGAGA gTAGATATTCCATCTCTTATAACGCTGAAACTACTAAAGGTTGCTATGAAACACATAGAAATTATTGCCAAAGCAAGACAAAAAG TGAAGAACTCTGAGTATCTGCAGCAGGCTGCATTGGAGGAGTATGGTCCTGACCTACATGTAGCTTTGCGCAGCAGAAGGGATGAATTGCTCTATCTTCGCAAATTAACTGAGATGCTCTTCCCATACATTTTACCCCCAAAAGCCACTGACTGCAG ATCTCTTACTCTTCTGATAAGAGAGGTTCTTGCTGGCTCTGTTTTCCTTCCCTCCATGGATTACTTGGCTGATCCT GACACCGTAAACCACTTACTGCTCATTTTCATTGACAACTCTCCA CCAGAAGCTGCTACTGAACCTGCCTCTACACTTGTCCCATTCTTGCAGAAGTATTCAGATGTGCGCAATAAAAAGCTTTCA GGGCTAAAGTTAGAACTTAAAGAGATTAGGGAACAGCAGGACCTGCTATTCCGCTTTATGAACTTCCTCAAACAAGAGGGAGCTGTTCATGTGCTCCAGTTTTGCCTGACAGTGG AAGAATTCAACGATAAGATCCTGTGTCCAGAACTGTCTGATCCTGAAAAGTTATTGCTACATGAGGAGGTGAAAAAGATATATCAAACATACTGCCTTGATGAGAGCATTGACAAAATTCGCTTTGACCCTTTCATTGTAGAGGAAATTAAAAACA TTGCGGAGGGCCCATATTCTTGCGTTGTGAAGCTGCAGACTATGCGTTGTCTCTTTGAGGCCTATGAGCATGTCCTGTCCCTGCTCGAGAATGTCTTTACTCCCATGTTCTGCCACAGTGATGAG TATTTTAGGCAGCTGCTGCGAGGGGCTGAATCCCCAACAAGAAACTCCAGGCTTAGCAG gaaTACATCCAAACGAGGAGAATCTTTTGGGATTAGTCGCATTGGCAGCAAGATTAAAGGGGTTTTCAAGAGTACCACTATGGAAGGGGCCATGCTGCCCTCTTATGGACTTGCAGAGGGAGAGGACGATATG GTAGAGGAGGCCATTATGGTCATGGAGGATGACTTACCCATGGAGACCATCAGCACACCAAGCACACCGCGAAACCTGTCAGCCTGGAGCATTACTATTCCCTATGTGGACTTATTTGATGATGAGGTTAAGAAGGAGAGGATTCCCGTCTATTGTATAGATGTGGAGAGGAATGACAGGAGAGCAG TGGGACATGAAACAGAACATTGGTCTGTGTACCGAAGATATCTTGAATTTTACGTTCTTGAATCTAAACTTACAGAGTTTCATG GATCATTCCCTGATGCACAACTTCCTTCCAAGCGGATAATCGGACCGAAAAACTATGAGTTTTTAACATCCAAGCGTGAAGAGTTTGAGGAATATCTACAG AAACTCCTACAGCATCCTGAGCTGAGCAACAGCCAACTGCTTGCAGattttctctctcctcacagCATGGAGTCTCAGTTCCATGACAAGATGTTGCCTGATGTCAATCTTG GGAAAATAATCAAATCTGTGCCTAGTAAACTGATCAAGGAG AAAGGGCAGCATCTTGAGCCGTTCATTCAGGCATTTTTTAACTCATGTGAATCACCAAAGCCCAAGCCCAGCCGGCCAGAGCTCACTATTCTTAGCCCCACGTCTGAGAACAACAAAAAG CTTTTCAATGAATTGTACAAAAACAATGCAAACCGTTCAGAAACCACAGAGAAGAAGCACAACCAGAATTACTTCATGGAGATGATCAAAGTGGAAGGAGTATACGATTACTTAATGTTTGTAG GCCGAGTGGTGTTTCACATACCTGATTGGTTACATCATTTATTGATGGGTGGGCGGATTCTCTTCAAGAATACACTGGAGGCGTATACGGACTACTACCTGCAGAAGAAACTAGATCAGGTTTTTCAGGAGCATCGGGTGGTTTCGCTCATCACACTGCTCAGAG ATGCTGTGTTCTGTGAGAACAGTGAGCCACGCTCTTTAGAAGACAAGCAAAAAAGAGCCAAGAAAACGTTTGAGGAAATGAGCAACTACATACCAG ATTTCCTTGGAAAATGTATCGGAGAGGATGCTAAGTTTGAGGGAATACGACTTCTCTTTGATGGACTTCAGCAGCCTGTTCTCAACAAACAG TTGACATACATCTTGCTTGATATAGCAATTCAAGAACTATTCCCTGAATTAAATAAA GTACAGAGAGAAACGTCTGTTATAGCCCCATGGATGTAG
- the LOC136694346 gene encoding sorting nexin-14-like isoform X1, producing the protein MSTLRDFLRTLKLKVDLMREVGRQYPVFCFLLVLLLLATVLLNRYLHVIIIFWSFIAGVVTFYCSLGPETLLPNILITVKPKKKPELQELFPLAHSCAVCGKVKCKRHRPTLLLENYQPWLDLKVHSKVDTSLSEILELVLENFVHPWYRDITDDEAFVDELRVTLRFVAAVLVRRAQRVDIPSLITLKLLKVAMKHIEIIAKARQKVKNSEYLQQAALEEYGPDLHVALRSRRDELLYLRKLTEMLFPYILPPKATDCRSLTLLIREVLAGSVFLPSMDYLADPDTVNHLLLIFIDNSPPEAATEPASTLVPFLQKYSDVRNKKLSGLKLELKEIREQQDLLFRFMNFLKQEGAVHVLQFCLTVEEFNDKILCPELSDPEKLLLHEEVKKIYQTYCLDESIDKIRFDPFIVEEIKNIAEGPYSCVVKLQTMRCLFEAYEHVLSLLENVFTPMFCHSDEYFRQLLRGAESPTRNSRLSSSTDWDCTLSLESASTSPGTSPASVSPHFSSILTLPSGSYACRAAALKNTSKRGESFGISRIGSKIKGVFKSTTMEGAMLPSYGLAEGEDDMVEEAIMVMEDDLPMETISTPSTPRNLSAWSITIPYVDLFDDEVKKERIPVYCIDVERNDRRAVGHETEHWSVYRRYLEFYVLESKLTEFHGSFPDAQLPSKRIIGPKNYEFLTSKREEFEEYLQKLLQHPELSNSQLLADFLSPHSMESQFHDKMLPDVNLGKIIKSVPSKLIKEKGQHLEPFIQAFFNSCESPKPKPSRPELTILSPTSENNKKLFNELYKNNANRSETTEKKHNQNYFMEMIKVEGVYDYLMFVGRVVFHIPDWLHHLLMGGRILFKNTLEAYTDYYLQKKLDQVFQEHRVVSLITLLRDAVFCENSEPRSLEDKQKRAKKTFEEMSNYIPDFLGKCIGEDAKFEGIRLLFDGLQQPVLNKQLTYILLDIAIQELFPELNKVQRETSVIAPWM; encoded by the exons ATGTCCACTCTGAGGGATTTTTTAAGAACTTTGAAGCTGAAAGTGGACCTTATGAGAGAAGTCGGCCGGCAGTATCCCGTCTTctgttttctgcttgttcttCTGCTTCTAGCTACTGTGCTGTTGAACAG GTATCTTCATGTAATCATAATATTCTGGTCATTCATAGCTGGAGTGGTTACCTTCTATTGCTCATTAGGCCCAGAGACACTGCTCCCTAACATCCTTATAACAGTGAAACCAAAGAAAAAG CCAGAACTGCAAGAGTTGTTTCCTTTAGCTCACAGTTGTGCTGTCTGTGGGAAAGTTAAATGCAAAAGACACAG GCCAACTTTGCTTCTTGAGAACTATCAGCCATGGCTGGATTTAAAAGTGCATTCTAAAGTTGATACATCGCTTTCAGAG ATACTTGAGTTAGTCCTTGAAAACTTTGTGCACCCTTGGTACAG GGACATTACAGATGATGAGGCATTTGTGGATGAACTTAGAGTGACTTTGCGGTTTGTAGCTGCGGTGTTGGTCCGCCGAGCTCAGAGA gTAGATATTCCATCTCTTATAACGCTGAAACTACTAAAGGTTGCTATGAAACACATAGAAATTATTGCCAAAGCAAGACAAAAAG TGAAGAACTCTGAGTATCTGCAGCAGGCTGCATTGGAGGAGTATGGTCCTGACCTACATGTAGCTTTGCGCAGCAGAAGGGATGAATTGCTCTATCTTCGCAAATTAACTGAGATGCTCTTCCCATACATTTTACCCCCAAAAGCCACTGACTGCAG ATCTCTTACTCTTCTGATAAGAGAGGTTCTTGCTGGCTCTGTTTTCCTTCCCTCCATGGATTACTTGGCTGATCCT GACACCGTAAACCACTTACTGCTCATTTTCATTGACAACTCTCCA CCAGAAGCTGCTACTGAACCTGCCTCTACACTTGTCCCATTCTTGCAGAAGTATTCAGATGTGCGCAATAAAAAGCTTTCA GGGCTAAAGTTAGAACTTAAAGAGATTAGGGAACAGCAGGACCTGCTATTCCGCTTTATGAACTTCCTCAAACAAGAGGGAGCTGTTCATGTGCTCCAGTTTTGCCTGACAGTGG AAGAATTCAACGATAAGATCCTGTGTCCAGAACTGTCTGATCCTGAAAAGTTATTGCTACATGAGGAGGTGAAAAAGATATATCAAACATACTGCCTTGATGAGAGCATTGACAAAATTCGCTTTGACCCTTTCATTGTAGAGGAAATTAAAAACA TTGCGGAGGGCCCATATTCTTGCGTTGTGAAGCTGCAGACTATGCGTTGTCTCTTTGAGGCCTATGAGCATGTCCTGTCCCTGCTCGAGAATGTCTTTACTCCCATGTTCTGCCACAGTGATGAG TATTTTAGGCAGCTGCTGCGAGGGGCTGAATCCCCAACAAGAAACTCCAGGCTTAGCAG CTCTACTGACTGGGACTGCACCCTCAGCCTCGAGTCTGCCTCCACCTCCCCTGGCACCTCACCCGCATCTGTCTCCCCTCACTTTTCATCCATACTTACCCTTCCATCCGGCTCATATGCCTGTCGTGCCGCAGCGCTGAA gaaTACATCCAAACGAGGAGAATCTTTTGGGATTAGTCGCATTGGCAGCAAGATTAAAGGGGTTTTCAAGAGTACCACTATGGAAGGGGCCATGCTGCCCTCTTATGGACTTGCAGAGGGAGAGGACGATATG GTAGAGGAGGCCATTATGGTCATGGAGGATGACTTACCCATGGAGACCATCAGCACACCAAGCACACCGCGAAACCTGTCAGCCTGGAGCATTACTATTCCCTATGTGGACTTATTTGATGATGAGGTTAAGAAGGAGAGGATTCCCGTCTATTGTATAGATGTGGAGAGGAATGACAGGAGAGCAG TGGGACATGAAACAGAACATTGGTCTGTGTACCGAAGATATCTTGAATTTTACGTTCTTGAATCTAAACTTACAGAGTTTCATG GATCATTCCCTGATGCACAACTTCCTTCCAAGCGGATAATCGGACCGAAAAACTATGAGTTTTTAACATCCAAGCGTGAAGAGTTTGAGGAATATCTACAG AAACTCCTACAGCATCCTGAGCTGAGCAACAGCCAACTGCTTGCAGattttctctctcctcacagCATGGAGTCTCAGTTCCATGACAAGATGTTGCCTGATGTCAATCTTG GGAAAATAATCAAATCTGTGCCTAGTAAACTGATCAAGGAG AAAGGGCAGCATCTTGAGCCGTTCATTCAGGCATTTTTTAACTCATGTGAATCACCAAAGCCCAAGCCCAGCCGGCCAGAGCTCACTATTCTTAGCCCCACGTCTGAGAACAACAAAAAG CTTTTCAATGAATTGTACAAAAACAATGCAAACCGTTCAGAAACCACAGAGAAGAAGCACAACCAGAATTACTTCATGGAGATGATCAAAGTGGAAGGAGTATACGATTACTTAATGTTTGTAG GCCGAGTGGTGTTTCACATACCTGATTGGTTACATCATTTATTGATGGGTGGGCGGATTCTCTTCAAGAATACACTGGAGGCGTATACGGACTACTACCTGCAGAAGAAACTAGATCAGGTTTTTCAGGAGCATCGGGTGGTTTCGCTCATCACACTGCTCAGAG ATGCTGTGTTCTGTGAGAACAGTGAGCCACGCTCTTTAGAAGACAAGCAAAAAAGAGCCAAGAAAACGTTTGAGGAAATGAGCAACTACATACCAG ATTTCCTTGGAAAATGTATCGGAGAGGATGCTAAGTTTGAGGGAATACGACTTCTCTTTGATGGACTTCAGCAGCCTGTTCTCAACAAACAG TTGACATACATCTTGCTTGATATAGCAATTCAAGAACTATTCCCTGAATTAAATAAA GTACAGAGAGAAACGTCTGTTATAGCCCCATGGATGTAG